In Candidatus Aramenus sp. CH1, the following proteins share a genomic window:
- a CDS encoding ATP-binding protein, protein MKGKKTGFVNSDNEGNLLVDVPEAFENAMESLSLAPQTKESIIRVLKSYKEFGIFDVMGTFNRVGKGVWKEKNIIVDLSWILDYTASVEALATISYKLLSDFFKYKDDMYKQGQQTTLSLLIMDEAHEYFPQASNESTKGVIEDLINKLMRLGRVRRLGVVLATHYPDDLNELVIQLSNTKVIMRNDPQVLKKLSAEDYADILTNAEPGVGLIRSMRFTNVLFKSLVP, encoded by the coding sequence GTGAAGGGCAAGAAAACAGGGTTTGTGAACTCCGACAACGAGGGTAACCTGCTGGTAGACGTGCCGGAGGCCTTCGAAAATGCCATGGAGTCGCTGAGCCTAGCCCCGCAAACCAAGGAATCGATTATCAGGGTGTTGAAGTCGTACAAGGAGTTCGGCATATTCGACGTCATGGGTACCTTCAACCGCGTGGGCAAAGGAGTATGGAAGGAAAAGAACATAATAGTGGACTTGAGCTGGATCCTTGACTACACTGCCTCCGTGGAGGCATTAGCCACGATCTCCTACAAGTTACTGTCTGACTTCTTCAAGTACAAGGACGATATGTACAAACAAGGCCAACAGACCACGCTTTCCCTCTTGATCATGGACGAGGCACACGAGTACTTCCCCCAAGCGAGCAACGAGAGCACAAAGGGGGTTATAGAGGACTTGATAAACAAGCTCATGAGGCTCGGAAGGGTTAGGAGGTTAGGGGTAGTCCTTGCAACCCACTACCCAGACGACCTGAACGAGCTCGTGATCCAGCTTTCCAACACTAAGGTGATCATGAGGAACGACCCCCAAGTGCTCAAGAAGTTAAGCGCTGAGGACTACGCAGACATACTGACAAACGCAGAGCCGGGGGTAGGGCTAATAAGGAGCATGAGGTTCACTAACGTCCTGTTCAAGTCCCTAGTTCCGTGA
- a CDS encoding DNA double-strand break repair nuclease NurA, protein MPSEAKIREYIKRITEEVSKLKSEYPDVVRDYQSIELQEEIKVEGLGEVKPLSLTGSSTGQSGLTVFAVDSSTRYLRDTSVGMVLLGMSTFSTTEGLKLYPYYGKSRFLGLWANEGILKELEKVIDKDYVAVRNRVGDYYEERSYPYLDDVADELRFESETEALKTANADLVIVDGPIYPTPLELVVDFSYSPGNPRVSHRRAYALLIKDRLDVAKGKSVLGVVKRLEKSRKLYKVKEVNDVLGNLPSMPDPEVMRMLYSKLCKGEQVCAFGPFKLEYDISVEGVLQGVPPKYAYYVVVRRVVGPWSFFRVEALDMDTLNYAGVVFSRLSERGIPTWIEVVDKASKKVSASLFVIGYRIASQFLDVIHDDKLAFETALTELGT, encoded by the coding sequence ATGCCCTCGGAAGCTAAGATAAGGGAGTACATTAAGAGGATAACAGAGGAGGTCTCAAAGCTAAAGAGCGAGTACCCAGACGTTGTTAGGGACTACCAGAGCATAGAGTTGCAAGAGGAGATAAAGGTAGAGGGCCTTGGAGAGGTGAAGCCACTGTCCTTAACAGGGTCCTCAACAGGGCAGTCAGGACTCACCGTGTTCGCAGTCGACTCTTCCACTCGGTACTTGAGGGACACATCTGTGGGAATGGTTTTACTAGGTATGTCCACCTTTTCCACTACAGAGGGGCTCAAGCTCTACCCTTACTACGGCAAGTCGAGGTTCCTGGGGTTGTGGGCAAACGAGGGTATACTGAAGGAACTGGAAAAGGTAATAGACAAGGACTACGTGGCAGTCAGGAACAGGGTAGGTGACTACTACGAGGAGAGGAGTTACCCCTACCTCGACGACGTTGCCGACGAGCTCAGGTTCGAGTCTGAGACAGAGGCGTTGAAGACCGCAAACGCGGACCTTGTGATTGTAGACGGGCCTATCTACCCTACTCCTCTTGAGCTTGTGGTAGACTTCAGCTACTCACCCGGAAACCCGAGGGTGTCCCATAGGCGCGCCTACGCTCTCCTGATAAAGGACAGGTTAGACGTCGCTAAGGGGAAGAGTGTACTGGGGGTTGTGAAGAGGTTGGAGAAGTCGAGGAAGCTATACAAGGTGAAGGAGGTCAACGACGTCCTTGGAAACCTGCCCTCTATGCCGGACCCCGAGGTGATGCGGATGCTGTACTCAAAGCTGTGCAAGGGAGAGCAGGTATGTGCCTTTGGCCCCTTCAAGCTGGAGTACGACATAAGCGTAGAGGGCGTTCTGCAGGGAGTTCCACCAAAGTACGCCTACTACGTTGTTGTAAGGAGGGTCGTTGGGCCTTGGAGCTTCTTCAGGGTGGAGGCGTTGGATATGGACACGCTGAACTACGCGGGCGTGGTGTTCTCGAGGCTTAGCGAAAGGGGAATCCCTACCTGGATAGAGGTGGTGGACAAGGCAAGCAAAAAGGTAAGCGCTTCTCTCTTCGTCATAGGCTACAGGATCGCATCCCAGTTCCTCGACGTAATCCACGACGATAAGCTGGCTTTTGAGACGGCGCTCACGGAACTAGGGACTTGA
- a CDS encoding adenosylcobinamide amidohydrolase, producing MKDLGEGGSQLFHVLFDLGDEYYALTSALHPIGIQKVRKVMMIFVDHGYDSKDPWGDALDYCSKFTECGDTAIFMTAARNYAYKIRDWGKLMVSAGIGKSGENAGKTINVAVFLDFGVSINGMVDLIRTVTEAKSGALRDLSYEFTGTVSDAVAVGGKPGEVSFLGPGTDVGRKVAKEVRQTIRLLLEGEKEKSNALGS from the coding sequence TTGAAAGATCTAGGTGAAGGCGGATCGCAATTGTTTCACGTGCTCTTTGACCTAGGAGATGAGTACTACGCCCTTACCTCGGCTCTGCATCCCATTGGTATACAGAAGGTAAGGAAGGTAATGATGATTTTCGTAGACCATGGTTACGACAGCAAAGACCCTTGGGGGGACGCGCTGGACTACTGTTCCAAGTTCACTGAGTGTGGCGACACCGCGATCTTCATGACCGCTGCAAGGAACTACGCGTACAAGATAAGGGACTGGGGAAAGCTAATGGTTAGCGCTGGCATTGGGAAGAGCGGTGAAAACGCTGGGAAAACGATCAACGTTGCAGTGTTCCTGGACTTTGGTGTCAGCATCAACGGGATGGTGGACTTAATAAGGACCGTCACTGAGGCCAAGTCTGGTGCCCTTCGAGACTTGTCCTACGAATTCACGGGCACTGTCAGCGACGCAGTTGCGGTAGGTGGCAAGCCAGGTGAGGTAAGTTTCTTAGGGCCCGGGACAGACGTGGGCAGAAAGGTAGCTAAGGAAGTAAGGCAGACCATAAGGTTATTACTTGAAGGCGAGAAGGAAAAGAGCAATGCCCTCGGAAGCTAA
- a CDS encoding 4Fe-4S binding protein: MGIDPNYRTSRQVVEEHAGHKVYGPVEPPKVLGIHGTIVGVDFDICIADGSCITACPVNVFQWYDTPGHPASEKKADPVNEQACIFCMACVNVCPVAAIDVKPP, from the coding sequence TTGGGCATCGATCCGAACTACCGCACCTCAAGGCAAGTAGTTGAGGAACACGCGGGACACAAGGTATACGGCCCTGTTGAGCCACCAAAAGTCTTGGGAATCCACGGGACCATAGTGGGAGTGGACTTCGACATATGCATTGCTGACGGCTCGTGTATAACAGCGTGCCCGGTCAACGTGTTCCAGTGGTACGACACCCCAGGTCACCCAGCGTCAGAGAAAAAGGCAGACCCAGTTAACGAACAGGCTTGTATATTCTGCATGGCCTGCGTAAACGTGTGTCCTGTGGCAGCTATAGATGTTAAGCCACCTTAA
- a CDS encoding MFS transporter — protein sequence MLEKKHLALLALGTSLSFWDIFNVPYIVNYASKIFNVSQTVANLPLSSEMLGYFLGGAINGFIASKFGRKKGLIFTMGLISLGSILGLLSPNFYYLVVAELIIGMGIEGEVAIVPSYIAEMVTSRGRTIGLVEASGFLMSLVVGPVAVLAGTRFWKLLFLAGVLIAVPSFAFRFLLPESRMWEATATQKAKWDSVVFAFLLAWFLSYFAGYALFSKPVFSLITSKGFENSSLYFTYVLYGDPLGVVVASLVNDKLERKFTSFASNFASGALMLAWPLVSGLSFLAIGFAIMFFQGFKFPVCYTYTAENIGTKLRTIGFGIADGIGHLGGVLGPLALSFFYGQNVELAFAVTAIASMVAGAMFGIYGVRTKNLPLEKIKG from the coding sequence ATGCTCGAGAAAAAACACTTAGCTCTCTTGGCGTTGGGCACTTCCCTCTCTTTTTGGGACATATTCAACGTACCTTACATAGTGAACTACGCGTCAAAGATATTTAACGTGTCGCAAACTGTCGCTAACTTACCCTTAAGTAGCGAGATGCTTGGGTACTTCTTAGGCGGGGCTATAAACGGCTTCATAGCTTCCAAGTTCGGCAGGAAGAAGGGGCTCATCTTTACCATGGGCCTCATCTCCTTAGGTTCCATCCTGGGCCTACTCTCCCCAAACTTCTACTACCTTGTGGTCGCTGAGCTAATTATAGGCATGGGGATCGAGGGAGAGGTTGCCATAGTCCCATCTTACATAGCTGAAATGGTCACCTCAAGGGGCAGGACAATAGGACTAGTGGAGGCCTCAGGGTTCCTCATGAGCCTAGTAGTAGGCCCAGTTGCTGTGCTGGCAGGGACGCGATTCTGGAAACTCCTCTTCCTTGCTGGGGTCTTGATAGCAGTGCCTTCTTTCGCCTTTAGGTTTCTCTTGCCAGAGTCCAGGATGTGGGAGGCTACAGCAACCCAAAAGGCCAAGTGGGACTCCGTAGTTTTCGCCTTTCTTTTGGCGTGGTTCTTGAGCTACTTTGCTGGCTACGCCCTGTTCTCGAAGCCAGTGTTCTCGTTAATAACGTCTAAAGGCTTTGAGAACAGTTCGCTTTACTTCACCTATGTGTTGTACGGCGATCCCTTGGGCGTCGTGGTAGCTTCTCTAGTCAACGACAAGCTAGAGAGGAAGTTCACCTCTTTTGCCTCAAACTTCGCCAGCGGTGCACTCATGTTAGCTTGGCCCCTGGTCTCTGGGCTCAGCTTTCTTGCTATTGGGTTCGCGATAATGTTCTTCCAAGGGTTCAAGTTCCCCGTGTGCTACACTTACACAGCGGAAAACATTGGTACAAAGCTGAGGACAATAGGCTTTGGGATAGCGGACGGTATAGGGCACTTGGGTGGGGTGTTGGGACCCCTAGCTCTCTCCTTCTTCTACGGGCAAAACGTGGAGTTGGCTTTCGCGGTCACTGCAATAGCTTCAATGGTAGCTGGAGCAATGTTCGGGATCTACGGTGTAAGGACCAAAAACCTACCATTGGAAAAAATAAAGGGTTAA
- a CDS encoding DUF3211 domain-containing protein gives MTTVYREFKTSHECDAVLSIMKDPRFLIKNLFPPVKEVELRGTVGFVATGKFMLQGFQMSGNVYSSPSSVTYVLTMNDKRDSGGKLVISCFDGNVKVKFEYEGWFDRLSAPFIRSWFDSFSRGFDEKIRLERISRKI, from the coding sequence ATGACCACGGTTTACAGGGAGTTTAAGACCTCACACGAATGCGACGCAGTCCTATCTATAATGAAGGACCCCAGGTTCTTGATCAAGAACTTGTTCCCTCCCGTGAAAGAGGTGGAATTAAGGGGGACTGTAGGGTTCGTTGCAACGGGCAAGTTCATGCTCCAGGGGTTCCAAATGTCCGGTAACGTTTACTCGTCACCTAGTTCAGTCACTTACGTGCTTACTATGAACGACAAGAGGGACAGCGGGGGGAAACTTGTGATCTCCTGCTTCGACGGAAACGTTAAGGTCAAGTTCGAGTACGAGGGGTGGTTCGACAGGCTGTCAGCTCCCTTCATAAGGTCGTGGTTTGACAGCTTCTCTAGGGGCTTTGACGAAAAGATTAGACTGGAGAGGATCTCCAGGAAGATCTAA
- a CDS encoding glycosyltransferase family 2 protein — MEDSAYLLFLTVSLLIGFLYFTVNSYLAVTESKEERRVKPDIREITAVIPVYNEDPELFERVVKSVSKIKFIVVGDGCSEPYYSITKKYGGEFVRQKERSGKRAAMAEGFKRVKTKYVLFLDSDTVLEEGALEQMLSSMDEDVGGVSPRILMINNGKWSYYYAEFFERMSEVLQRALSRQGKAAVLYGHCALYRRDTIKGLVLSKDFVQPKVLGMRILIGDDRQLTNYVLNHGYKAKIDYRAVAYTMPPKDIKGFFNQLIRWTKANYLYFFEDVLKGTIVNKGTLYVFNAFYTNVLPFLVLGTMFYETLILGFKINLDPQTYMRLTVHLIYRILDFMMSGAVPIFIATKLVGIRNGDPSIVLHVWGRTFSRESLLTSSIHLMSSLSTLPFAVAVFKMVERDKVKVITIGSIALIAQMAAAFYALLTLWKQEGWRTR, encoded by the coding sequence ATGGAAGATAGTGCATACCTTCTCTTTCTGACGGTCTCGTTACTAATCGGTTTCCTTTACTTTACCGTAAACTCCTATTTAGCCGTGACCGAGAGTAAGGAGGAAAGGAGAGTAAAGCCAGATATAAGAGAGATAACTGCGGTAATACCAGTATACAATGAAGACCCAGAGCTGTTCGAGAGGGTAGTCAAGAGCGTCTCAAAGATAAAGTTCATCGTAGTAGGGGACGGCTGTTCAGAGCCCTATTACTCCATAACCAAGAAGTACGGTGGGGAGTTCGTACGCCAAAAGGAGCGGTCAGGAAAAAGGGCCGCCATGGCTGAGGGGTTCAAAAGAGTCAAGACCAAGTACGTCTTGTTCCTGGACAGCGACACAGTCCTCGAGGAAGGGGCCTTGGAGCAAATGCTGAGCTCGATGGATGAGGATGTGGGAGGCGTGAGCCCAAGAATACTGATGATAAACAACGGGAAGTGGTCCTATTACTACGCGGAGTTCTTCGAGCGGATGTCGGAGGTGTTACAGAGGGCACTCAGCAGGCAGGGTAAAGCTGCAGTGCTCTACGGCCACTGTGCCCTGTATAGGAGGGACACCATAAAGGGCCTAGTGCTCTCCAAGGACTTTGTCCAGCCCAAAGTGCTTGGAATGAGAATCCTCATAGGCGACGACAGACAGCTCACGAACTACGTACTTAACCACGGATACAAGGCGAAGATAGACTACAGGGCGGTTGCGTATACCATGCCTCCCAAAGACATAAAGGGCTTCTTCAACCAGCTAATAAGGTGGACGAAGGCCAACTACTTGTACTTCTTCGAGGACGTGTTGAAAGGGACAATAGTTAACAAGGGGACGCTTTACGTGTTCAACGCCTTCTACACGAACGTCCTGCCCTTTCTAGTTTTAGGAACCATGTTCTACGAGACACTGATTTTAGGGTTTAAGATAAATCTCGACCCCCAGACCTACATGAGGCTGACAGTACACCTAATATACCGCATACTCGACTTCATGATGAGTGGGGCTGTACCAATTTTTATAGCGACTAAGCTCGTTGGAATACGCAATGGAGATCCAAGTATTGTACTACACGTGTGGGGGAGGACGTTCTCTCGTGAGTCGTTGTTGACGTCCTCAATACACCTCATGAGCTCCCTGTCAACTTTGCCCTTTGCCGTCGCCGTGTTTAAGATGGTGGAGAGGGACAAGGTAAAGGTAATAACCATAGGTTCCATAGCCCTCATTGCCCAGATGGCGGCAGCCTTCTACGCTCTGCTTACCCTATGGAAGCAGGAGGGCTGGAGGACTAGGTAG
- a CDS encoding SMP-30/gluconolactonase/LRE family protein, whose protein sequence is MDKYSEESGELFETPLWHRGRLYWVDILKGVIYRRGKVEEKLRLGDYVSSIQPHVLWELVVTSGRGFYLVNFPSDVRLGYEVKEWDSRNRFNDGKCDALGRYWAGTMNLEERYPTGGLYVLDLNGSYREVISGTTISNGMAWSVDNKVFYFIDTPTRKVFSFEFDLEEGRLGKKGVAFDFNSTRLNGNPDGMTIDSEGKLWVALFGGGKVVRVDPESHELLETIEVPTLNVTSVTFGGENLNTLFVTTASIHLKERDKNAGFVYYEKTTYKGLESFLCRVPT, encoded by the coding sequence ATGGACAAGTACTCTGAGGAGAGCGGGGAGCTCTTTGAGACTCCCCTCTGGCACAGGGGTCGCCTTTACTGGGTGGACATTCTAAAGGGGGTAATTTACAGGAGGGGAAAGGTTGAGGAGAAGCTACGCCTAGGGGACTACGTCAGCTCCATCCAGCCACACGTCTTGTGGGAGCTAGTTGTGACCTCAGGGAGGGGCTTCTACTTGGTTAACTTTCCCTCTGACGTGAGGCTGGGGTACGAGGTAAAGGAGTGGGACTCGAGGAACAGATTTAACGACGGCAAGTGCGACGCCTTGGGGAGGTACTGGGCTGGGACGATGAACCTCGAGGAGAGGTACCCCACGGGTGGTCTCTACGTACTCGACCTAAACGGGAGTTACAGGGAAGTCATCTCTGGCACCACCATATCTAACGGGATGGCATGGAGCGTGGACAACAAGGTCTTCTACTTCATAGACACGCCCACCAGGAAGGTGTTCTCATTTGAGTTTGACTTGGAAGAGGGTAGACTAGGAAAGAAGGGGGTAGCGTTTGACTTCAACTCGACTAGGTTGAACGGGAACCCGGACGGAATGACGATTGACTCAGAGGGTAAGCTATGGGTTGCCCTTTTTGGCGGGGGGAAAGTTGTAAGGGTAGACCCAGAGTCCCACGAGCTCCTCGAGACTATAGAAGTTCCAACTTTAAACGTCACTTCCGTTACCTTCGGGGGAGAAAACCTAAACACTCTGTTCGTGACCACCGCATCAATACACCTAAAGGAGAGGGACAAAAACGCCGGCTTCGTGTACTACGAGAAGACCACCTACAAGGGTTTAGAGAGCTTCCTATGCAGGGTCCCTACCTAG
- a CDS encoding class I SAM-dependent methyltransferase, with product MSHFLSPFRKKVEDPWKFLPSLISKGDVVAELGCGPGYYCNYLAKLTTNTVYCVDKERDFIEEAKRYVNSQNVVFLVEDAGRTSIPSSSVDKVLLANSFHDFRDKQRVYEEIKRILKGDGKVIVVDWKKGHTGFGPPVYVRMGKEDYLRVFRDFELEAEFEPGSYHFGLVLKRKDES from the coding sequence TTGTCACACTTCCTCTCTCCTTTCAGAAAAAAGGTCGAAGATCCGTGGAAGTTCCTCCCCAGCCTTATATCTAAGGGGGACGTAGTTGCCGAGCTTGGTTGCGGACCCGGGTATTACTGCAACTACCTCGCGAAACTCACAACCAACACGGTCTACTGCGTCGACAAGGAGAGGGACTTCATAGAGGAGGCAAAGAGGTACGTCAACTCCCAGAACGTCGTCTTCTTGGTTGAGGACGCAGGAAGGACGTCAATACCATCATCCAGCGTGGACAAGGTCCTCTTGGCCAACTCTTTCCACGACTTCAGGGACAAGCAAAGGGTCTACGAAGAGATCAAGAGGATACTCAAGGGCGACGGGAAAGTTATCGTAGTTGACTGGAAAAAAGGGCACACGGGTTTCGGGCCCCCAGTTTACGTGAGGATGGGGAAGGAAGACTATCTAAGGGTGTTCAGGGACTTCGAGCTGGAAGCGGAGTTCGAACCCGGTTCATATCACTTTGGACTAGTATTAAAAAGGAAAGATGAAAGTTAA
- a CDS encoding divalent metal cation transporter: protein MRFLRLFGPAWLVMMADMDASSTLGAAETGAVFKYGLVWFLLLLAIPLYFVQEVSGRIGVATGKGLGEIIRENYSGRMAVLLTVPMWLTDVLTYVVEYLGIAIGLSMVGIPPAVSVLMVFLLHIFIVTKRKYLQAEKYLLLTSSVMVVAFALNLAVRGIKPYTPFYFIPSPEFLYLLAVNVGAVIMPFMLFFQASATAEKVKAMSIVKACDKLEAVSHVRKETLVGALATEGLMALVEMAVAGIDPSTNLVSARDLEDALSAIAGAYSPLIFGIGLASAGFLALVVISLGSAWGLLEALGIPRDRAFLVYALESVPALVVSLVLPASDMLNAVLNLLVAFVFVLIGPAVVMGVLANNEKVMGELRNTFWHNLAYWSSLAFVVAFGILALV, encoded by the coding sequence TTGCGGTTTTTGAGGCTTTTCGGTCCAGCGTGGCTCGTTATGATGGCGGACATGGACGCCAGTAGCACCTTGGGGGCAGCGGAGACAGGAGCCGTATTCAAGTACGGGTTAGTGTGGTTCCTCCTCCTATTGGCAATCCCCCTCTACTTCGTCCAGGAGGTCTCTGGGAGGATTGGTGTAGCGACGGGAAAGGGACTTGGCGAGATCATAAGGGAGAACTACAGCGGGAGGATGGCGGTATTGCTCACCGTCCCCATGTGGTTAACTGACGTTTTGACGTACGTGGTGGAGTACCTAGGCATAGCAATAGGGCTCAGCATGGTGGGTATACCTCCGGCAGTGTCGGTGCTCATGGTCTTCCTTCTCCACATCTTCATAGTGACAAAGAGGAAGTACCTTCAAGCGGAGAAGTACCTCCTATTGACCTCGTCCGTGATGGTGGTAGCCTTTGCCCTAAACTTAGCGGTTAGGGGCATTAAGCCGTACACCCCCTTCTACTTTATACCCTCCCCAGAGTTCCTATACCTGCTGGCCGTTAACGTGGGGGCTGTGATTATGCCGTTCATGCTCTTCTTCCAAGCCTCAGCCACTGCGGAGAAGGTCAAGGCAATGAGCATAGTTAAGGCATGTGACAAACTGGAGGCCGTGTCCCACGTTAGGAAAGAGACCTTAGTGGGGGCGTTGGCAACTGAGGGGCTCATGGCGTTGGTCGAGATGGCTGTTGCGGGGATAGACCCCTCCACGAACTTGGTCTCGGCCAGGGATCTGGAGGACGCCCTTTCCGCGATAGCCGGGGCCTACTCCCCCTTGATCTTCGGTATAGGGTTGGCGAGCGCCGGGTTCCTTGCTCTGGTCGTCATCTCGCTGGGGAGCGCGTGGGGGCTTTTGGAGGCATTGGGAATACCGAGGGACAGGGCATTTCTGGTTTACGCGTTGGAAAGCGTACCGGCCCTCGTAGTTTCCCTAGTCCTCCCCGCCTCGGATATGCTAAACGCGGTGCTAAACCTGTTAGTGGCTTTCGTCTTCGTGCTCATAGGGCCAGCAGTTGTGATGGGGGTGTTGGCAAATAATGAGAAGGTAATGGGGGAGCTGAGGAACACCTTTTGGCATAACTTGGCCTACTGGTCGAGCCTGGCCTTCGTGGTGGCATTTGGGATACTAGCGTTAGTGTGA